Proteins found in one Nitratiruptor sp. SB155-2 genomic segment:
- a CDS encoding Nif11-like leader peptide family natural product precursor: MNLKELRDQIKQSLDREKVAAMLEALGYEVDRNYKFKIRDERTPSASIARDGYIKDFGSGWGGDIVALIHEHRGEPLPEATKWVASCLGIRIDDE; this comes from the coding sequence ATGAATCTCAAAGAGCTTAGAGATCAGATAAAGCAAAGCTTGGATCGGGAAAAAGTAGCTGCAATGCTTGAGGCTCTTGGGTATGAGGTAGATAGAAACTACAAATTCAAAATTAGGGATGAACGCACACCGTCAGCATCAATTGCAAGAGACGGCTATATCAAGGACTTTGGCAGCGGATGGGGAGGCGATATCGTTGCTCTTATACACGAACATAGAGGCGAACCATTGCCAGAAGCCACCAAATGGGTTGCCAGTTGTCTCGGTATAAGGATTGACGATGAGTAG
- a CDS encoding helix-turn-helix domain-containing protein: MDNKEFKQLLKKAGLTNKELADLLNISPQSVNNWSVKGYPYWLKSWLQNYIKAKTLDNVKDVICNEDDPNSTAS, translated from the coding sequence ATGGATAATAAAGAATTCAAGCAATTGCTTAAAAAAGCTGGTCTTACAAATAAAGAACTGGCGGATCTTCTTAATATTAGTCCCCAAAGTGTTAATAACTGGTCTGTTAAGGGTTATCCTTATTGGCTCAAAAGTTGGCTGCAAAATTACATAAAAGCCAAAACTCTTGATAACGTTAAAGATGTTATCTGCAATGAAGATGATCCAAACTCCACTGCTTCTTAA
- a CDS encoding helix-turn-helix transcriptional regulator → MTLPTLQQDRLIDIKEVSSLIGMKKPTIYKYIRDGKFPKPIKIGIRASRWSFNEVMQWIEERKG, encoded by the coding sequence ATGACACTACCAACCCTACAACAAGACAGGCTCATAGACATCAAAGAGGTTTCATCTCTTATAGGAATGAAAAAACCCACTATCTACAAATATATCCGTGATGGCAAATTCCCAAAACCTATAAAGATAGGGATTAGAGCCTCACGCTGGAGCTTTAATGAAGTGATGCAATGGATAGAAGAGCGAAAAGGATAA
- a CDS encoding type II toxin-antitoxin system RelE/ParE family toxin has protein sequence MYTLIFTDSYLKKEKRFIKKHPELKERYKKVLTILAADPHYPSLRLHKLQGKLKEYYSVSISMSYRIVIDLVITDKEIILLDIGSHDEVY, from the coding sequence ATGTACACGCTCATTTTTACAGACTCTTATCTCAAAAAAGAGAAGCGATTTATCAAAAAGCATCCAGAATTAAAAGAGAGATACAAAAAGGTTTTGACTATTCTTGCAGCCGATCCACATTATCCGAGCTTGAGACTCCACAAACTGCAAGGCAAACTTAAAGAGTACTACTCCGTTTCAATCTCTATGAGCTACAGAATCGTTATAGATTTAGTTATCACCGATAAGGAGATAATCTTGCTCGATATTGGTAGTCATGATGAGGTGTATTAA
- a CDS encoding prevent-host-death family protein yields the protein MITANELKVKGIKAIESELQAKDEAVITFRGKPKYIVVDFERYEQMRAAELDAAYLQAQEEIKQGKAKIITTKEELENHLKSL from the coding sequence ATGATTACTGCTAACGAATTAAAAGTTAAAGGGATAAAAGCTATTGAGAGTGAACTGCAAGCCAAAGATGAAGCAGTTATTACTTTTAGAGGAAAGCCCAAATATATCGTTGTAGATTTTGAACGATATGAGCAGATGAGAGCTGCAGAGCTGGATGCAGCGTATTTACAAGCTCAAGAGGAAATCAAACAAGGCAAAGCCAAGATTATTACTACCAAAGAAGAGCTTGAAAACCATCTAAAGAGCCTTTAA
- a CDS encoding tyrosine-type recombinase/integrase codes for MPKSIRPLNDLQLRNAKPKEKNYKLRDGEGLYILIKPNGRKIFRLDYVYAGKRNTYTIGDYPQISLAQARKIKYEVKELIKNGIDPNRYKQEQKRIKELEANKKFTSFVIERFIQHKAKEVSKARLQKNYINTFANYITPFIGEVKIDEVTKQDIIKIVKNTYSTKLQKDNRSTGKTYKAREVYRLLKSLFDFAIHNDYTQTNPAVGIDIDSLIPKHKPTRHKAVTNERIKEIYQKICSLQNPYFRLPLQYIALTAVRFGNVANLKWDYKDFDKRVIIYPAEAMKTKNQPFRIPLTDAIVKVIQQAKAIASPYSEIVFGSPINAHKPISDNTLRKVLKIDLNEPEQDLHGFRSSFETIALEHQKEHGCSFEAIEAQLHHNIGSKVTQSYLRSDFLEDRKELLNWWANYLNSQ; via the coding sequence GTGCCAAAAAGTATAAGACCTCTTAATGATCTGCAGCTTAGGAACGCCAAGCCAAAAGAGAAAAATTACAAGCTCAGAGATGGTGAAGGACTCTATATCTTAATCAAACCAAACGGACGTAAGATTTTTAGGCTCGATTACGTCTATGCTGGCAAGAGAAACACCTACACTATAGGAGATTATCCACAAATATCGCTTGCACAGGCAAGAAAAATCAAGTATGAGGTAAAAGAGCTTATAAAGAACGGCATAGATCCAAATAGGTATAAACAAGAGCAAAAGCGTATAAAAGAGCTTGAAGCGAATAAAAAATTTACAAGTTTCGTTATAGAACGGTTTATCCAGCATAAAGCCAAAGAGGTAAGCAAAGCGAGGCTACAAAAGAATTACATCAATACCTTTGCAAACTATATCACTCCATTTATAGGTGAAGTAAAAATCGATGAGGTAACAAAACAGGACATCATCAAAATAGTTAAAAACACCTACTCCACAAAACTACAAAAAGACAATAGAAGCACAGGCAAAACCTATAAAGCAAGAGAAGTCTACAGACTGCTCAAAAGTCTCTTTGACTTTGCTATCCACAATGACTACACACAAACCAATCCAGCAGTGGGCATAGATATAGATAGCCTCATTCCAAAGCATAAACCCACCAGGCATAAAGCCGTTACGAATGAGCGAATAAAAGAGATCTATCAAAAAATCTGCTCTTTACAAAATCCTTACTTTAGATTACCGCTACAATATATCGCTCTTACTGCAGTACGTTTTGGCAATGTAGCCAATCTTAAATGGGATTATAAAGACTTTGATAAAAGAGTCATTATCTATCCAGCTGAAGCCATGAAAACAAAAAATCAGCCTTTTCGTATTCCTTTAACGGATGCGATAGTTAAAGTAATACAGCAGGCTAAAGCGATAGCCAGTCCTTACAGTGAGATTGTTTTTGGCAGTCCAATAAATGCACATAAACCAATTTCAGACAATACCCTTAGAAAAGTACTTAAAATAGACCTCAACGAGCCAGAACAAGACCTACACGGCTTTAGAAGCAGCTTTGAGACAATCGCTCTTGAGCACCAAAAAGAGCATGGCTGTAGCTTTGAAGCGATAGAGGCACAGCTCCATCACAATATAGGCTCAAAAGTAACGCAAAGCTATCTAAGAAGCGATTTTTTAGAAGATAGAAAAGAGCTTTTGAACTGGTGGGCAAATTACCTTAATAGCCAATGA
- a CDS encoding F0F1 ATP synthase subunit C, translating to MKKLMLLLVAFAGFAFAGDGESMIQAYSVLAAGVGLGIAAAGGGIGMGHTAAATIAGTARNPGLGGKLMTTMFIALAMIEAQVIYTLVIALIALYANPFLG from the coding sequence ATGAAAAAGTTGATGCTTTTGTTGGTTGCATTCGCAGGGTTTGCTTTCGCTGGAGATGGTGAGAGCATGATTCAAGCGTACAGCGTACTTGCTGCTGGTGTTGGTCTTGGTATTGCTGCAGCAGGTGGTGGTATCGGTATGGGACATACTGCAGCTGCTACAATCGCTGGTACTGCACGAAACCCAGGACTTGGTGGTAAACTCATGACTACAATGTTCATCGCATTGGCGATGATTGAAGCGCAAGTTATCTATACACTTGTTATCGCTCTTATTGCACTTTACGCAAATCCATTCTTGGGATAA
- a CDS encoding polyribonucleotide nucleotidyltransferase, with amino-acid sequence MKCRFEFEMNNLKEIYEFGEVAKQTNGSVLLKSGKTVMLATVVMEKEMVDEDFLPLTVQYIEKSYAAGKIPGGFVKREQKPGDFETLTARIVDRALRPLFPKGYLYPTVITVMVLSADPESDLQVLALNAASAALFVSDIPVRKAVSGLRVAKVDGEVLFNPPLSKLKESTLDLYLAGTKEELLMIEMAAIGSYKTEVVPTTVDPLMDPTLAEEVITIKEPNAMKEEELASIIAQGKDVIQIACNEYEKYFIESAKEQLELELLPQTIDEDIWTYVEEIYAADIKEAVQAMAKSERNELLKEIAKKISEDDVAKEQGWEYETIYKVVEKYKRKIVREMILNEGKRADGRGLKDVRPIDIKTNILPSAHGSCLFTRGETQALVVCTIGEKTDAQMYEMLTSKGPEYEHFMVHYNFPPFSVGEAKPISAPGRRELGHGNLARRALEPVVDVPEDKTYRLVSEILESNGSSSMATVCGGALALKAANIDLADLVAGVAMGLIVEDDKYAILTDIMGLEDHDGDMDFKVAGTHDGVTAMQMDIKLGGVQQEILEQALQQAREARLHILKIMEEAAEKIEINEENLPSSHTITVHPSKIVDIIGQAGKTIKEIIEKFEVSIDIDRDKGKVKVTGKNRPKVIAACDYIQEITNKPKPEPVKFQEGDILKGKIKRTTNFGAFVELPGGVDGLLHISKLSSGRVERVEDVVNIGDEVEVEVLSQKGHKIELGLRQVLKKA; translated from the coding sequence ATGAAGTGTCGATTTGAATTTGAGATGAACAACCTCAAAGAAATTTATGAATTTGGTGAAGTTGCGAAACAGACAAATGGCTCGGTGTTACTGAAAAGCGGAAAAACGGTCATGCTCGCTACCGTCGTGATGGAAAAAGAGATGGTAGATGAGGATTTTCTTCCATTGACGGTTCAGTATATAGAAAAGAGCTACGCAGCAGGGAAAATCCCCGGTGGATTTGTCAAAAGAGAGCAAAAACCTGGTGATTTTGAAACATTGACAGCAAGAATCGTTGACAGAGCATTGCGACCACTCTTTCCAAAAGGCTATCTTTATCCAACGGTCATAACGGTTATGGTTCTCAGTGCAGATCCAGAGAGTGATCTGCAGGTTTTGGCTTTGAATGCCGCCAGTGCGGCACTTTTTGTCAGCGATATTCCTGTGCGAAAAGCTGTTAGTGGACTACGTGTGGCAAAGGTTGATGGAGAAGTTCTTTTCAATCCTCCTTTGTCGAAACTCAAAGAAAGTACATTGGATCTTTATCTGGCAGGAACGAAAGAAGAACTTTTGATGATCGAAATGGCTGCTATAGGAAGCTACAAAACGGAAGTGGTGCCAACGACAGTTGATCCATTGATGGATCCGACACTCGCTGAAGAGGTGATCACCATAAAAGAGCCAAACGCAATGAAAGAGGAGGAACTTGCTTCTATCATTGCCCAGGGGAAAGATGTTATTCAGATAGCGTGCAACGAGTACGAGAAATATTTCATTGAGAGTGCAAAAGAACAGTTGGAATTGGAACTGCTCCCGCAAACGATTGATGAAGATATCTGGACCTATGTAGAAGAGATCTATGCAGCCGATATCAAAGAAGCAGTTCAAGCGATGGCAAAAAGCGAGCGAAACGAACTTTTGAAAGAGATTGCCAAAAAAATCAGTGAAGATGACGTTGCCAAAGAGCAGGGATGGGAGTATGAAACCATCTATAAAGTGGTTGAAAAATACAAAAGAAAAATCGTTCGCGAAATGATTTTGAACGAGGGCAAAAGAGCCGATGGAAGAGGGTTGAAAGATGTTCGGCCTATCGATATCAAAACGAATATTTTGCCTTCAGCTCACGGATCGTGTCTTTTTACAAGAGGTGAAACCCAGGCATTGGTCGTTTGTACAATCGGGGAGAAGACGGATGCCCAGATGTATGAGATGCTTACAAGCAAGGGGCCAGAGTATGAACACTTTATGGTGCATTACAATTTTCCTCCATTCAGCGTAGGAGAAGCCAAACCTATCAGTGCCCCAGGAAGAAGAGAGCTTGGTCACGGAAACTTGGCACGACGTGCATTAGAGCCGGTTGTGGACGTTCCTGAAGACAAAACCTATAGACTCGTGTCAGAAATCTTGGAATCCAACGGTTCTTCTTCTATGGCTACCGTATGTGGAGGCGCTTTGGCCCTCAAAGCTGCAAACATAGATCTTGCGGACTTGGTTGCGGGTGTTGCCATGGGGCTTATAGTAGAGGATGACAAATATGCAATTCTCACAGATATTATGGGATTGGAAGACCATGATGGGGATATGGATTTCAAGGTGGCCGGTACCCATGATGGGGTAACGGCAATGCAAATGGATATCAAACTTGGTGGTGTACAACAAGAGATTTTGGAACAAGCGTTGCAGCAAGCAAGAGAAGCGAGACTGCATATTCTAAAGATTATGGAAGAGGCCGCTGAGAAGATTGAGATAAATGAAGAGAATCTTCCCTCCTCTCACACCATAACCGTTCATCCAAGCAAAATAGTCGATATAATCGGCCAGGCAGGAAAAACAATAAAAGAAATTATAGAAAAATTTGAAGTGAGCATCGATATTGACAGAGACAAAGGAAAAGTGAAAGTTACAGGGAAAAACAGACCAAAAGTGATAGCTGCGTGTGACTATATCCAAGAAATTACGAACAAACCAAAGCCAGAACCTGTGAAATTTCAAGAAGGCGATATTCTAAAAGGAAAAATAAAACGGACAACCAATTTTGGAGCTTTCGTTGAGCTACCTGGTGGTGTGGACGGCCTTTTACATATTTCAAAACTCTCATCTGGAAGAGTAGAGAGAGTGGAGGATGTTGTCAATATAGGTGATGAAGTGGAAGTAGAGGTGCTTAGTCAAAAAGGACATAAAATTGAACTAGGTTTACGACAGGTTCTCAAAAAAGCGTAA
- a CDS encoding J domain-containing protein, translating into MSEDPIQLIHEALETLGLPTMVSYKEIKDRYRMLSKRFHPDRGGNDEEMAKINRAYTILKNYIENYRFSFTEEEILKQFPHKEYIKKFRF; encoded by the coding sequence ATGAGCGAAGATCCGATACAGTTGATTCATGAAGCCTTGGAGACTTTGGGACTACCCACCATGGTTTCGTATAAAGAGATCAAAGATCGTTATAGAATGCTCTCAAAAAGGTTTCATCCAGATAGGGGTGGCAATGATGAGGAGATGGCCAAGATCAATCGTGCATATACTATTTTGAAAAACTATATAGAAAACTACCGTTTCTCGTTTACGGAAGAGGAGATTTTAAAACAGTTTCCTCATAAAGAGTATATAAAAAAATTTCGATTTTGA
- a CDS encoding MlaD family protein produces MKTETKVGIFVAIGLLFLFLLSMQVNKFSHIGKKGYTIYAIVDNASGLENNSKVKEKGVDVGYVQSKTLEGNRVKLKLYIYQNAKIPKDSSVALRQESMLGGKYLEIEPGDSKEFLKPGETIQKELPYASLDQTTTTINEAAGEFKAFIKELRRSIAGSSGEDLKKSIENLQELTANLKELVQSNKENINKSIENIRIMGEKLALAGEKLGRMSDKFAYTADNINTKLPQIMHRIDDITKYLRSSSKELDKKLPTLMDKFAALEDDLHEVVQNNKKPLSRAIRSADKFFTSGGSSFQKLDKYLSSIGKSQIGVNFRSYYMSEDNYMKSTFGIQYLPVPNKAYILEITSMDDYSKTDANGRLVPPSDHEDSKYLVSAEYAKRYGNFRYRLGLIESTGGLGADYYLLNDQGKVSVDLYDFNAVNDVRGDKAHLSITYRQRFLKHLDAYIGADNILNDEARNFFFGLGLQFIDQDMKYLLGTASGAGTYIK; encoded by the coding sequence ATGAAAACGGAAACGAAAGTAGGAATTTTTGTTGCAATAGGGCTGCTTTTTCTCTTTTTACTCAGTATGCAAGTCAATAAATTCTCCCATATAGGTAAAAAGGGATATACCATTTATGCTATTGTTGATAACGCTTCGGGCCTTGAGAACAATTCAAAAGTAAAAGAAAAGGGTGTGGATGTAGGCTATGTACAGTCCAAAACTTTGGAAGGAAATAGAGTAAAACTGAAACTCTATATCTATCAAAATGCCAAAATACCAAAAGATTCTTCTGTCGCACTAAGACAAGAGAGTATGCTGGGAGGCAAATATCTTGAAATCGAGCCAGGAGATTCCAAAGAGTTTTTAAAACCTGGCGAAACCATCCAAAAAGAGCTTCCATACGCCTCTTTGGACCAAACAACCACGACGATCAATGAGGCTGCCGGTGAATTCAAAGCCTTTATAAAAGAGTTACGCCGCTCCATTGCGGGAAGTAGCGGTGAGGATTTGAAAAAGAGTATCGAAAATCTCCAAGAACTCACTGCAAATCTTAAAGAGTTGGTCCAAAGCAACAAAGAAAATATCAACAAAAGTATCGAAAATATTCGTATTATGGGTGAAAAATTGGCATTGGCCGGTGAGAAATTGGGACGAATGAGTGATAAGTTTGCATATACTGCTGACAACATCAATACGAAGCTTCCCCAGATTATGCATAGAATCGATGATATTACGAAATATCTCCGATCATCGAGCAAAGAGCTTGACAAAAAGCTCCCGACACTTATGGATAAGTTTGCCGCATTGGAAGATGATTTGCATGAAGTGGTACAAAACAATAAAAAACCTCTCAGCCGAGCTATCCGTTCAGCAGACAAATTTTTTACAAGTGGAGGCAGTTCTTTTCAAAAGTTAGATAAGTACCTCTCAAGTATTGGAAAAAGTCAAATTGGTGTCAATTTCAGGTCGTATTACATGAGTGAAGATAATTATATGAAAAGTACGTTTGGTATTCAGTATTTGCCAGTCCCAAATAAAGCATATATTTTAGAAATTACATCAATGGATGATTACAGTAAAACGGATGCAAATGGAAGGTTGGTCCCGCCGTCGGATCATGAAGATTCGAAATATTTGGTAAGTGCAGAATATGCAAAACGATACGGAAATTTTCGATATCGACTCGGTTTGATCGAAAGTACGGGAGGATTGGGAGCTGACTACTATCTATTGAATGATCAGGGAAAAGTGAGTGTGGATCTGTATGATTTCAATGCGGTCAATGATGTCCGTGGAGACAAAGCACATCTGAGTATCACCTACAGACAACGATTTTTGAAACATCTGGATGCTTATATAGGAGCAGATAACATCTTGAACGATGAAGCGAGGAATTTCTTTTTCGGACTTGGTTTACAGTTTATTGATCAAGATATGAAGTATCTTTTGGGGACGGCTTCCGGAGCTGGGACATATATCAAATGA
- a CDS encoding LPS-assembly protein LptD has protein sequence MNLRKIIVLSIAASLAMASQTPVKIYTLEASASQNSFKLQSRSAVEYKNYYLEADKIVYDKKNGFVKLYGHIFMLDGEKYSALSDFALLDLKTDHIYAKPFFFSENGTNIWIKGSEYSADRKKIVAKNAFTSSCDSRCSDWKIYFEKGIYDKEKDWVDLYHAKLYIGNFPMLYTPYLSFSTNKKRRSGLLRPVFGISKEQGFTYIQPIYFAPQKWWDIEFDPQIRTKRGYGLYTTYRVANDIDAYGEITAGIFQEKKSYQIQNNLKNDKHYGLELFYKDESFFVQPDDSHKDGLFVDWKAYNDVDYFNLKEQQNQYVSVSTLVISRLNYYYNLDNHYFGIYAKYFKDNTKVSNADTLQLLPALHYHHYTTSLIPHIYYNANFRINNFYRQEGLNATEMQLNLPITWYTRFWNDYFGISVSEQLFGNYTFYTNESEMQDYDKSYTFRNEHKISLFSDLIKPYSSGTHTLHFNASLYLPSFEKNGGTKADFINIGQTHKRLELSMKEYFYDVDGSEILYHYISQPINYDEPQKLQNLENEIGLHIRKNWYLYTDIFYSHQYSDLDSISSTVSYHDEKYRLFLSHLYKKGRENRAESNYVQFSGSKHLSKKHQLFATINYDIKQSVTNSWSVGWLMQKNCWNMKLSYKRETLPLLSNKGVDYYHINSFYVQFMLYPLGGFSQRFTQSDLKGNI, from the coding sequence ATGAATCTGCGTAAGATTATTGTACTATCCATCGCAGCTTCGCTGGCGATGGCTTCACAGACTCCTGTCAAAATATATACACTCGAAGCTTCTGCCTCTCAAAACAGTTTCAAGCTCCAGTCCAGATCTGCAGTTGAATATAAGAACTACTATTTGGAAGCGGATAAAATCGTTTATGACAAAAAAAACGGTTTTGTGAAACTATATGGCCATATTTTTATGTTGGATGGTGAAAAATATAGTGCATTAAGCGATTTTGCTCTACTTGATCTCAAGACGGATCACATCTATGCGAAACCCTTTTTCTTTTCCGAAAATGGAACAAATATCTGGATTAAGGGAAGTGAATACTCCGCGGATAGGAAAAAAATAGTTGCAAAAAATGCTTTTACCTCCAGTTGTGATTCAAGGTGCAGCGATTGGAAAATCTATTTTGAAAAAGGAATATATGATAAGGAAAAAGATTGGGTTGATCTCTATCATGCCAAGCTTTATATCGGAAATTTTCCTATGCTCTACACTCCCTATCTCAGTTTTTCAACGAATAAAAAAAGGCGTTCGGGACTTCTTCGCCCTGTCTTTGGTATCTCGAAAGAGCAGGGTTTTACCTATATTCAGCCTATCTATTTTGCACCACAGAAATGGTGGGATATAGAGTTCGATCCTCAAATACGAACAAAAAGGGGATATGGTCTATACACAACCTATCGTGTGGCAAACGATATAGATGCATATGGAGAGATTACTGCAGGTATCTTTCAAGAGAAGAAATCCTATCAAATCCAAAACAATCTCAAAAATGACAAACATTATGGCCTTGAACTATTTTATAAAGATGAGTCTTTTTTCGTTCAGCCAGATGACTCTCATAAAGATGGACTCTTTGTCGATTGGAAAGCGTACAACGATGTAGACTATTTTAACCTCAAAGAGCAACAAAATCAGTACGTTTCTGTTTCAACCCTAGTGATTTCCAGATTGAACTACTATTACAATCTGGATAATCACTATTTCGGTATATATGCGAAATATTTCAAAGACAATACCAAAGTTTCCAATGCAGATACGCTGCAACTTTTGCCGGCACTGCATTATCACCATTATACAACTTCTTTGATTCCACATATCTATTACAACGCCAATTTCAGGATAAACAATTTTTACAGGCAAGAAGGTCTCAATGCCACGGAGATGCAATTGAATCTTCCAATTACCTGGTATACGAGATTTTGGAACGATTATTTTGGAATTTCGGTAAGTGAACAGCTTTTTGGAAACTATACATTCTATACGAATGAATCAGAAATGCAAGATTATGACAAAAGCTATACTTTTCGAAATGAACATAAAATCTCTTTATTTAGTGATCTCATCAAACCATACAGTTCTGGAACTCATACCCTTCATTTCAATGCATCTTTATATTTGCCGAGTTTTGAGAAAAACGGCGGGACAAAAGCCGATTTCATCAATATAGGCCAGACACATAAGCGGCTTGAACTCAGTATGAAAGAGTATTTTTATGATGTAGATGGTTCTGAAATACTCTATCACTACATTTCTCAGCCTATTAATTACGATGAACCACAAAAACTGCAAAATCTTGAAAACGAGATTGGGCTCCATATCCGTAAAAATTGGTATCTATATACAGATATTTTTTATTCCCATCAATATTCTGATCTCGATTCTATCTCATCGACTGTTTCATATCATGATGAGAAATATCGTCTTTTCCTCTCACACCTTTACAAAAAAGGGAGAGAAAATAGAGCGGAATCGAACTATGTCCAATTTTCGGGAAGCAAACATTTATCAAAAAAACATCAACTCTTTGCTACAATAAACTATGATATCAAACAAAGCGTAACCAACAGTTGGAGTGTCGGCTGGCTGATGCAGAAAAACTGTTGGAATATGAAGCTTTCCTATAAAAGGGAAACATTGCCTCTTTTGAGTAACAAAGGTGTCGACTATTATCATATTAATTCGTTTTATGTACAGTTTATGTTGTATCCGTTGGGAGGATTTTCCCAAAGGTTTACGCAGTCGGATCTGAAAGGAAACATCTAA
- the purD gene encoding phosphoribosylamine--glycine ligase: MNVMVVGSGGREYAIGYALKKDPNIENIYFAPGNGATLQLGKNVEISDFRELAAFAKEQGIDLTIVGPEAPLVEGIVDVFKEEGLTIFGPSQKAALLEGSKIYMKNFLKRYNIPTARYIETDILDEAAEFIDELEPPIVVKADGLCAGKGVIIAQSREEAKEAAANMLSGEAFGPAGQRVVIEEYLDGYELSVFAISDGENYVILPAAQDHKRLLDGDKGPNTGGMGAYAPTPLIDEELSKKIEERIIAPTIAGMANDGTPFEGVLFAGLMIVNGDPYVLEFNVRFGDPECEVLMPLLKTPATELFYKAATKRLDELKVEFYDKYAVGVVLASENYPYGKSKPSEIIVDEIVHSELKEHSLICYAGVSLIEGKLFATGGRVLVCVGIGNSIKEARDYAYMLTGQVHFAGKKFRKDIAYQALQIDESA; encoded by the coding sequence ATGAATGTAATGGTTGTTGGGAGCGGGGGAAGAGAATACGCGATAGGGTATGCCCTCAAAAAAGATCCAAATATTGAAAATATCTATTTTGCTCCAGGAAATGGTGCTACACTGCAACTAGGGAAAAATGTCGAGATTTCTGATTTTCGCGAACTTGCAGCTTTTGCAAAAGAGCAGGGAATCGATCTTACGATTGTCGGTCCGGAAGCTCCGCTGGTGGAAGGAATCGTAGATGTTTTTAAAGAAGAGGGGCTTACTATTTTTGGACCTTCTCAAAAAGCGGCTCTGCTTGAGGGTTCAAAAATCTATATGAAAAACTTCCTTAAACGATACAATATTCCCACGGCTCGTTACATTGAGACTGATATTTTGGATGAAGCAGCAGAATTTATCGATGAACTTGAACCGCCTATTGTGGTAAAGGCTGATGGTTTATGTGCCGGAAAGGGTGTTATCATCGCCCAGTCACGCGAGGAAGCAAAAGAGGCTGCGGCGAATATGCTCAGTGGAGAAGCCTTTGGACCGGCCGGTCAGCGAGTGGTGATTGAAGAGTATCTTGATGGTTATGAACTCAGTGTCTTTGCTATCAGTGATGGAGAAAACTATGTTATTTTGCCGGCTGCACAAGATCATAAAAGACTCCTGGATGGTGACAAAGGGCCCAATACAGGTGGAATGGGAGCATACGCGCCAACTCCTCTTATCGATGAAGAGCTTTCCAAAAAGATAGAGGAGCGAATCATCGCTCCTACGATTGCAGGGATGGCTAATGATGGTACACCATTTGAGGGCGTTCTTTTTGCCGGTTTGATGATAGTCAACGGGGATCCTTATGTTCTTGAATTCAACGTTCGTTTCGGGGATCCAGAGTGCGAAGTTTTGATGCCTCTTTTGAAAACCCCGGCGACGGAACTGTTTTATAAAGCGGCTACGAAGCGTCTGGATGAATTGAAGGTGGAATTTTACGATAAATATGCAGTTGGCGTGGTTTTAGCCAGTGAAAACTACCCTTATGGCAAATCGAAACCGAGTGAAATTATCGTTGATGAGATTGTCCACAGTGAACTTAAAGAGCACTCTTTGATCTGTTATGCAGGTGTGAGTCTCATAGAAGGAAAACTCTTCGCGACGGGGGGTCGTGTGCTCGTATGTGTCGGTATCGGTAATTCGATCAAAGAGGCAAGAGATTATGCCTATATGCTAACCGGGCAAGTCCATTTTGCTGGCAAGAAGTTCCGTAAAGATATTGCATATCAGGCATTGCAAATAGATGAATCTGCGTAA